Proteins co-encoded in one Brassica rapa cultivar Chiifu-401-42 chromosome A02, CAAS_Brap_v3.01, whole genome shotgun sequence genomic window:
- the LOC103853545 gene encoding DUF724 domain-containing protein 10 isoform X1, with product MRSLPSERLSLMEGCQVEISYTNNRFKKVWYSATIELERQTKPKSRFRQRCVRVLKDDSLAPLTVFTHKASFRPIPTDRYEDRVEIKEGSIVDADHKDEWWVGLVVKQVGDDKFLVLFDTPSDIVLFKREQLRVHLDWVDETWWVLPGRSVQFLRQLHEKPMFISGAMVEVSDKIDKGEVVWVPAIIIKEIVDDEDEDEEEKEEEEEEEEEDEKKYFVKVCVNPSSFEGIKKRPNKEVDMRSIRPRPPPFSAEELKLVDYIEVFHGTSWRQGRVIGRVFRGRCKVLLEATNKLLSFKISDIRPSKVWEDGVWKPRESPSTQGSVDEMSDSSSTFSPASNSPRENPMESPLTQGLVDEISDSGNTFSPVSNSPPVTPSPSISATPLMQTRENGTREDNNRKRKREEKLSSVEETEARDITMVLPFEKKLPIWKTVESMEVFKTFPQSPHFTPLLEIREDAREMSAVGMLLTFSGLLEEVKSLKLNNPISSLNSLSDSFTELEKHGFDVKVPMLRISKLLSLIDRQAKKMEELEDCEKVTAEKESTKVENERKILELQKLNEEADKEIAQSKSCEATIGQQLDDVKLQFHTTASAPW from the exons ATGAGGTCTCTACCTAGCGAAAGACTATCCTTGATGGAAGGTTGTCAAGTGGAAATCTCTTACACAAATAATCGCTTCAAAAAAGTGTGGTACAGTGCCACTATCGAGTTAGAACGGCAAACCAAACCCAAATCCAGATTCCGACAACGCTGTGTCCGTGTGCTTAAGGATGACTCGTTGGCTCCTCTTACCGTTTTCACCCACAAAGCCTCGTTTCGTCCCATTCCGACCGATCGCTACGAAGATCGGGTCGAGATAAAGGAAGGCTCCATCGTGGACGCTGATCATAAAGATGAGTGGTGGGTTGGTCTTGTTGTCAAACAGGTTGGAGATGACAAGTTTCTGGTGTTGTTCGATACACCATCTGATATTGTTCTGTTTAAGAGAGAGCAGTTGAGGGTACATCTCGACTGGGTTGATGAGACATGGTGGGTCTTACCTGGACGAAGTGTACAG TTCTTGAGGCAGTTGCATGAGAAGCCTATGTTTATATCTGGAGCAATGGTGGAAGTGAGTGATAAGATAGATAAAGGAGAAGTCGTCTGGGTTCCTGCAATAATCATTAAAGAGATTgttgatgatgaggatgaggatgaggaagaaaaagaggaggaagaggaggaggaagaagaggatgagAAGAAATACTTCGTCAAGGTTTGTGTTAATCCCTCGAGCTTTGAGGGTATCAAGAAAAGACCCAACAAAGAGGTTGACATGCGTAGTATTAGGCCTAGACCGCCTCCTTTTTCGGCTGAGGAGCTTAAGTTGGTGGACTATATAGAGGTGTTCCATGGAACATCATGGCGTCAAGGGCGAGTGATTGGGAGAGTGTTTCGTGGACGGTGTAAAGTGCTTTTAGAGGCTACAAACAAGTTGTTGAGCTTCAAAATCTCGGACATTAGACCTTCCAAAGTGTGGGAAGACGGCGTATGGAAG CCAAGGGAATCGCCTTCGACTCAAGGGTCGGTAGATGAGATGAGTGATTCTAGTAGTACATTCTCTCCAGCATCTAACAGTCCACGAGAGAAT CCGATGGAATCGCCTTTAACTCAAGGATTGGTAGATGAGATAAGTGATTCTGGTAATACATTCTCTCCAGTATCTAACAGTCCACCTGTAACTCCATCTCCGAGCATAAGTGCAACACCATTGATGCAAACACGAGAGAAT GGAACTAGGGAAGATAACAATcggaagaggaagagagaagaaaagcTTAGTTCTGTTGAGGAAACTGAAGCAAGGGATATAACAATGGTTTTGCCCTTTGAGAAGAAGTTGCCGATTTGGAAGACAGTTGAATCAATGGAGGTATTTAAAACATTCCCACAGAGTCCTCATTTCACTCCATTGTTGGAGATTAGAGAAGACGCTCGTGAAATGTCTGCGGTGGGTATGTTGCTAACCTTCTCTGGATTACTTGAGGAAGTCAAATCTCTGAAACTCAACAATCCCATAAGCTCACTAAATAGCCTCAGTGATTCCTTTACCGAGTTAGAGAAGCATGGGTTCGATGTAAAAGTACCTATGTTGCGGATTAGTAAGCTGTTGTCTCTCATAGATAGGCAAGCAAAGAAGATGGAGGAACTTGAAGATTGCGAGAAAGTGACTGCAGAGAAAGAGAGCACCAAGGTTGAGAACGAACGCAAGATTCTGGAGCTGCAAAAGCTGAATGAAGAGGCAGACAAAGAGATAGCACAGAGTAAGTCATGTGAAGCAACGATTGGCCAACAGCTTGACGATGTGAAGCTTCAGTTTCACACAACTGCGTCTGCTCCATGGTAA
- the LOC103853544 gene encoding uncharacterized protein LOC103853544 translates to MKYHKWKWSNISPASSINPQSPPSLRFKSLRKGPDLPKIQSNREAMDNSSSINSTSSNLSTASLEKLDQAASWVSTTLISAFFASLERCACVNLSTSDDDDDDNEESHNRPLALSAAPQPDDIV, encoded by the coding sequence ATGAAATATCATAAATGGAAATGGTCTAACATTTCTCCCGCATCGTCAATAAATCCCCAGTCTCCTCCTTCTCTTCGATTCAAATCCCTACGCAAAGGTCCCGATCTTCCGAAGATTCAGTCGAATCGAGAAGCCATGGATAACAGCAGTAGCATCAACTCCACCTCCTCTAACCTGAGCACGGCTTCCCTGGAAAAGCTCGATCAGGCGGCGAGCTGGGTCAGCACAACCCTCATATCCGCCTTCTTCGCCTCCCTCGAGCGTTGCGCCTGCGTCAATCTATCGACCTCcgatgatgatgacgacgacAACGAGGAATCCCACAATCGTCCTCTTGCTCTCTCCGCCGCTCCTCAACCTGACGACATCGTTTAG
- the LOC103853545 gene encoding DUF724 domain-containing protein 8 isoform X2, protein MRSLPSERLSLMEGCQVEISYTNNRFKKVWYSATIELERQTKPKSRFRQRCVRVLKDDSLAPLTVFTHKASFRPIPTDRYEDRVEIKEGSIVDADHKDEWWVGLVVKQVGDDKFLVLFDTPSDIVLFKREQLRVHLDWVDETWWVLPGRSVQLHEKPMFISGAMVEVSDKIDKGEVVWVPAIIIKEIVDDEDEDEEEKEEEEEEEEEDEKKYFVKVCVNPSSFEGIKKRPNKEVDMRSIRPRPPPFSAEELKLVDYIEVFHGTSWRQGRVIGRVFRGRCKVLLEATNKLLSFKISDIRPSKVWEDGVWKPRESPSTQGSVDEMSDSSSTFSPASNSPRENPMESPLTQGLVDEISDSGNTFSPVSNSPPVTPSPSISATPLMQTRENGTREDNNRKRKREEKLSSVEETEARDITMVLPFEKKLPIWKTVESMEVFKTFPQSPHFTPLLEIREDAREMSAVGMLLTFSGLLEEVKSLKLNNPISSLNSLSDSFTELEKHGFDVKVPMLRISKLLSLIDRQAKKMEELEDCEKVTAEKESTKVENERKILELQKLNEEADKEIAQSKSCEATIGQQLDDVKLQFHTTASAPW, encoded by the exons ATGAGGTCTCTACCTAGCGAAAGACTATCCTTGATGGAAGGTTGTCAAGTGGAAATCTCTTACACAAATAATCGCTTCAAAAAAGTGTGGTACAGTGCCACTATCGAGTTAGAACGGCAAACCAAACCCAAATCCAGATTCCGACAACGCTGTGTCCGTGTGCTTAAGGATGACTCGTTGGCTCCTCTTACCGTTTTCACCCACAAAGCCTCGTTTCGTCCCATTCCGACCGATCGCTACGAAGATCGGGTCGAGATAAAGGAAGGCTCCATCGTGGACGCTGATCATAAAGATGAGTGGTGGGTTGGTCTTGTTGTCAAACAGGTTGGAGATGACAAGTTTCTGGTGTTGTTCGATACACCATCTGATATTGTTCTGTTTAAGAGAGAGCAGTTGAGGGTACATCTCGACTGGGTTGATGAGACATGGTGGGTCTTACCTGGACGAAGTGTACAG TTGCATGAGAAGCCTATGTTTATATCTGGAGCAATGGTGGAAGTGAGTGATAAGATAGATAAAGGAGAAGTCGTCTGGGTTCCTGCAATAATCATTAAAGAGATTgttgatgatgaggatgaggatgaggaagaaaaagaggaggaagaggaggaggaagaagaggatgagAAGAAATACTTCGTCAAGGTTTGTGTTAATCCCTCGAGCTTTGAGGGTATCAAGAAAAGACCCAACAAAGAGGTTGACATGCGTAGTATTAGGCCTAGACCGCCTCCTTTTTCGGCTGAGGAGCTTAAGTTGGTGGACTATATAGAGGTGTTCCATGGAACATCATGGCGTCAAGGGCGAGTGATTGGGAGAGTGTTTCGTGGACGGTGTAAAGTGCTTTTAGAGGCTACAAACAAGTTGTTGAGCTTCAAAATCTCGGACATTAGACCTTCCAAAGTGTGGGAAGACGGCGTATGGAAG CCAAGGGAATCGCCTTCGACTCAAGGGTCGGTAGATGAGATGAGTGATTCTAGTAGTACATTCTCTCCAGCATCTAACAGTCCACGAGAGAAT CCGATGGAATCGCCTTTAACTCAAGGATTGGTAGATGAGATAAGTGATTCTGGTAATACATTCTCTCCAGTATCTAACAGTCCACCTGTAACTCCATCTCCGAGCATAAGTGCAACACCATTGATGCAAACACGAGAGAAT GGAACTAGGGAAGATAACAATcggaagaggaagagagaagaaaagcTTAGTTCTGTTGAGGAAACTGAAGCAAGGGATATAACAATGGTTTTGCCCTTTGAGAAGAAGTTGCCGATTTGGAAGACAGTTGAATCAATGGAGGTATTTAAAACATTCCCACAGAGTCCTCATTTCACTCCATTGTTGGAGATTAGAGAAGACGCTCGTGAAATGTCTGCGGTGGGTATGTTGCTAACCTTCTCTGGATTACTTGAGGAAGTCAAATCTCTGAAACTCAACAATCCCATAAGCTCACTAAATAGCCTCAGTGATTCCTTTACCGAGTTAGAGAAGCATGGGTTCGATGTAAAAGTACCTATGTTGCGGATTAGTAAGCTGTTGTCTCTCATAGATAGGCAAGCAAAGAAGATGGAGGAACTTGAAGATTGCGAGAAAGTGACTGCAGAGAAAGAGAGCACCAAGGTTGAGAACGAACGCAAGATTCTGGAGCTGCAAAAGCTGAATGAAGAGGCAGACAAAGAGATAGCACAGAGTAAGTCATGTGAAGCAACGATTGGCCAACAGCTTGACGATGTGAAGCTTCAGTTTCACACAACTGCGTCTGCTCCATGGTAA